A single window of Tautonia marina DNA harbors:
- a CDS encoding VOC family protein, with the protein MTLFMTELHTADPDRIARWYAEVLGLRILLRDEPKGFVLLEAPGGGRLALKRSEEGRRGCRLVFQVDDPDADRVRLQRLGVSVSEPSDNTEEQYREVRLVDPEGTPITLFAWSSRSETD; encoded by the coding sequence ATGACGTTGTTCATGACCGAGTTGCACACGGCTGACCCCGATCGGATCGCTCGGTGGTATGCCGAGGTGCTGGGCCTTCGGATTCTCTTGCGAGACGAGCCGAAGGGATTTGTGTTGCTGGAGGCTCCCGGCGGGGGGCGCCTGGCGTTGAAGCGATCGGAGGAGGGACGCCGAGGCTGTCGCCTGGTTTTCCAGGTAGACGACCCGGACGCCGATCGGGTTCGGTTGCAGAGGCTCGGCGTGTCGGTCAGCGAGCCGAGCGACAACACCGAGGAACAATACCGAGAGGTTCGCCTGGTTGATCCGGAAGGGACGCCCATCACCTTGTTTGCCTGGTCGAGTCGCTCCGAGACAGATTGA
- the lysS gene encoding lysine--tRNA ligase — MSEEKQDDLEAVRLEKLRRIEALGIDPWGQRFDDHLAISQVRAREPEAAQPGDETPGPRVRIAGRIMLRRVQGNVHFLDLRDWTGRIQVFLGKKQVGPDAWQLAKELDLSDLIGVDGTLGFTKTGELTVFAESITFLGKSLLPPPEKWHGLTDVEARSRMRYLDLFSNPESLQTFLGRSKIVSTIRRVLEQRGFVEVEGPTMQSIAGGAAARPFVSHHNALDLDLFLRIALELPLKRLLVGGMERVFELGRVYRNEGISRKHNPEFTMLEAYQAYGDYHSMMDLTEALICGAIDAIDGNYQRTIHVGSEGEIAPTTVDFTPPWPRKTYNELVQEHAGVDPTDADAVKAKAESLGLETKGKDPVVILGELFEEAVEDNLTGPVFVIDYPAPLCPLTKRKAGHPEIAERFELFVLGMELANAYTELNDPNLQEDLFRSQLAGLAEDESMAKMDDDFIKALKHAMPPAGGLGIGIDRLCMLLLDRPSIRDVILFPLLRPQSSGSGGG; from the coding sequence ATGTCCGAGGAGAAGCAAGACGACCTGGAAGCCGTCCGCCTGGAGAAGCTCCGGCGGATCGAGGCGCTGGGAATCGACCCCTGGGGTCAGCGGTTCGACGACCACCTGGCCATCTCCCAGGTCCGCGCCCGAGAGCCCGAGGCCGCCCAGCCAGGGGACGAAACCCCCGGCCCCCGCGTCCGGATCGCCGGCCGGATCATGCTCCGCCGGGTGCAAGGGAACGTCCACTTCCTCGACCTCCGCGACTGGACCGGGCGTATCCAGGTCTTCCTCGGCAAGAAGCAGGTCGGCCCCGACGCCTGGCAGCTCGCCAAGGAACTCGACCTCTCCGACCTGATCGGTGTCGATGGCACCCTCGGCTTCACCAAGACCGGCGAGCTGACCGTCTTCGCCGAGTCGATCACCTTCCTCGGAAAGAGCCTCCTCCCACCTCCCGAGAAGTGGCACGGCCTGACCGACGTCGAGGCGCGCAGCCGAATGCGCTACCTCGACCTGTTCAGCAACCCCGAGAGCCTGCAGACCTTCCTCGGCCGCTCCAAGATCGTCTCGACCATCCGCCGAGTGCTCGAACAACGCGGGTTCGTCGAGGTCGAAGGGCCGACCATGCAGTCGATCGCCGGAGGAGCCGCCGCCCGGCCCTTCGTCTCGCATCACAATGCGCTCGACCTCGACCTGTTCCTCCGCATCGCCCTCGAACTGCCCCTCAAGCGCCTGCTCGTCGGCGGCATGGAACGGGTCTTCGAACTCGGCCGTGTCTACCGGAACGAGGGGATCAGCCGCAAGCACAACCCCGAGTTCACCATGCTGGAGGCCTACCAAGCCTATGGAGACTACCACAGCATGATGGACCTGACCGAGGCCCTCATCTGCGGTGCCATCGACGCCATCGACGGCAACTACCAGCGCACCATCCACGTCGGCTCCGAAGGGGAGATCGCCCCCACGACCGTTGACTTCACCCCCCCCTGGCCTCGCAAAACCTACAACGAGCTTGTCCAAGAACATGCCGGTGTCGATCCGACCGACGCCGATGCCGTAAAGGCCAAGGCCGAATCCCTCGGCCTCGAAACCAAGGGGAAAGATCCCGTCGTCATCCTCGGCGAGCTGTTCGAGGAGGCCGTTGAGGACAATCTGACCGGCCCCGTCTTCGTCATCGACTACCCCGCCCCCCTCTGCCCGTTGACCAAGCGGAAGGCCGGGCACCCCGAGATCGCCGAACGCTTCGAGCTGTTCGTCCTCGGCATGGAGCTGGCCAACGCCTACACCGAGCTGAACGACCCGAACTTGCAGGAAGATCTCTTCCGCTCGCAGCTCGCCGGGCTTGCCGAGGACGAGTCGATGGCCAAGATGGACGACGACTTCATCAAGGCCCTCAAGCACGCCATGCCCCCCGCCGGGGGACTCGGGATCGGGATTGATCGCCTCTGCATGCTCCTGCTCGACAGGCCGAGCATCCGGGACGTGATCCTCTTCCCCTTGCTCCGCCCCCAAAGCTCGGGAAGCGGCGGCGGCTGA
- a CDS encoding ABC transporter permease encodes MYKYLLCWRYLRTRYIALASIISVMLGVATMIVVNSVMAGFSTMMQERLHGTLSDIIIESFSLNGFDNPDEVMAAIQEAVGDRVDAMAPSLQLFGYAMIPVGGGEHLTREVQIIGVRPEDRAKVGDFAQYLVHQSRPGQDELPRAEPTFHVPDEYRLNTYAGQVYQQTDPDDPFIGLLEQDMESLVPADGMILGYAIGTVHRPETGEDMFIAPQGSKVILHFPSAGRTPEAKTGEFTVVSYFKSGMSEYDSMQVYVPIDRIQFLRGQDGFVNQIQVKAKPGTDLDTLARDIRLAMEGKWPTRFLVSTWEQKQGPLLAAVQVEQNILNILLFFIIAVAGFGILGIFSMIVVEKTRDIGILKALGASDSGVRGIFLGYGLTLGMVGSLVGMTGGLLFVKYINEIEKGLSTITGRKVFDDSIYYFPEIPTLVEPLTVAWIVVGALVIAVAASVWPAQRASRMHPVKALRYE; translated from the coding sequence ATGTACAAGTACCTGCTCTGCTGGCGCTATCTGCGCACCCGGTACATCGCGCTGGCGAGCATCATCAGCGTCATGCTCGGCGTGGCGACGATGATCGTGGTGAACTCGGTCATGGCCGGCTTCTCGACGATGATGCAGGAGCGCCTGCACGGCACGCTCTCCGACATCATCATCGAGTCCTTCAGCCTCAACGGCTTCGACAACCCCGACGAGGTGATGGCCGCCATCCAGGAGGCCGTCGGCGACCGCGTCGACGCCATGGCACCCTCCCTGCAACTGTTCGGCTACGCCATGATCCCCGTCGGCGGCGGCGAGCACCTGACGCGCGAGGTGCAGATCATCGGCGTCCGCCCCGAGGACCGCGCCAAGGTCGGCGACTTCGCCCAGTACCTGGTCCACCAATCGCGCCCCGGGCAAGACGAACTTCCCAGGGCCGAGCCGACCTTCCACGTCCCCGACGAATACCGCCTGAACACTTACGCCGGACAGGTCTACCAGCAAACCGACCCCGATGACCCTTTCATCGGCCTCCTCGAGCAGGACATGGAATCGCTCGTCCCGGCCGACGGCATGATCCTCGGCTACGCCATCGGCACCGTCCACCGGCCCGAGACGGGCGAGGACATGTTCATCGCCCCCCAAGGGTCGAAGGTCATCCTCCACTTCCCCTCGGCCGGCCGCACCCCCGAGGCGAAGACGGGCGAATTCACCGTTGTCAGCTACTTCAAAAGCGGGATGAGCGAATACGACTCGATGCAGGTCTACGTCCCGATCGACCGCATCCAGTTCCTCCGCGGCCAGGATGGCTTCGTCAACCAGATTCAGGTGAAGGCGAAGCCGGGGACCGACCTCGACACCCTGGCCCGAGACATCCGCCTGGCGATGGAAGGCAAGTGGCCGACCCGCTTCCTCGTCTCCACCTGGGAGCAGAAGCAAGGCCCCCTGCTCGCCGCCGTACAGGTCGAGCAGAACATCCTCAACATCCTGCTCTTCTTCATCATCGCCGTGGCCGGGTTCGGCATCCTCGGCATCTTCTCGATGATCGTGGTGGAAAAGACGCGAGACATCGGCATCCTCAAGGCGCTCGGCGCGTCCGATTCGGGCGTTCGCGGCATCTTCCTCGGCTACGGCCTGACGCTCGGAATGGTCGGTAGCCTCGTCGGCATGACCGGCGGCCTGCTGTTCGTGAAGTACATCAACGAGATCGAGAAAGGGTTAAGCACGATCACCGGCCGGAAGGTCTTCGACGATTCGATTTACTACTTCCCCGAGATCCCGACCCTGGTCGAACCGTTGACCGTGGCCTGGATCGTCGTCGGCGCCCTGGTCATCGCCGTGGCCGCCAGTGTCTGGCCGGCCCAGCGGGCCTCTCGGATGCATCCGGTGAAGGCCCTTCGGTACGAGTGA
- a CDS encoding ABC transporter ATP-binding protein, producing the protein MVPHLSTLGLSKSYRKGRESVPVLDEVDLEIDQGELLAIVGASGSGKSTLLHLIGLIDGADGGQIELNGERIDNLPNRRRDALRNRTFGFIFQFYHLLPELTALENVLIPLTIRYGPLEYLAKRRSFRIEAEAMLDRVGLSHRITHKPNELSGGEMQRVAIARALVGGPSVLLADEPTGNLDANTGREVLDLLRDLNRERALTMILVTHDLGIASKADRVVRLAEGRLEEWSPVLA; encoded by the coding sequence ATGGTCCCCCATCTCTCGACGCTCGGCCTGTCCAAGTCGTACCGCAAGGGGCGCGAGTCAGTCCCGGTGCTCGACGAGGTCGATCTGGAGATCGACCAGGGAGAGTTGCTCGCCATCGTGGGAGCGAGCGGATCGGGCAAGAGTACCCTGCTCCACCTGATCGGCCTGATCGACGGCGCCGACGGCGGCCAGATCGAACTCAACGGCGAGCGGATCGACAACCTGCCCAACCGTCGCCGCGATGCCCTGCGCAACCGCACGTTCGGCTTCATCTTCCAGTTCTACCACCTCCTGCCCGAGCTGACTGCCCTGGAGAACGTCCTCATTCCGTTAACGATCCGCTACGGGCCGCTCGAATATCTGGCCAAACGCCGGAGTTTCCGGATCGAGGCCGAGGCGATGCTCGACCGCGTCGGCCTGAGCCATCGGATCACCCACAAGCCGAACGAACTCTCCGGCGGCGAGATGCAGCGGGTCGCCATCGCCCGGGCGCTCGTGGGGGGCCCGTCCGTCCTGCTCGCCGACGAACCGACCGGCAACCTCGACGCCAACACCGGCCGAGAGGTCCTCGACCTGCTCCGCGACTTGAACCGCGAACGGGCGCTCACTATGATACTCGTCACCCACGACCTTGGGATCGCCTCGAAGGCCGACCGGGTTGTGCGGCTGGCCGAGGGACGGCTGGAAGAATGGTCCCCGGTCCTCGCCTGA
- the ilvE gene encoding branched-chain-amino-acid transaminase, whose translation MSLKVSINGKLFDKADAKISVYDHGLLYGDGVFEGLRSYNGRVFRLEDHIDRLYASARAIHLEIPMARSELAEAVIETLKVNDLTDAYIRLVVTRGAGSLGLDPRRTSDPQVIIITDTISLYPDELYEHGLKIITSGTIRNHPAALNPRIKSLNYLNNILAKIEGTNAGCLEALMLNHQGHVAECTGDNIFIVLKGVIHTPSVDSGILEGITRQAVIDLAREIGLTVIERTMDRHDIYTADECFLTGTAAEVIPVIDCDARPIGDGHPGPITKDLHHRFHALVRGEAEA comes from the coding sequence ATGAGCCTGAAGGTTTCCATCAACGGCAAGCTCTTCGACAAGGCCGACGCCAAGATCAGCGTCTACGACCACGGCTTGCTTTACGGCGACGGCGTCTTCGAGGGGCTCCGCTCCTACAACGGCCGGGTCTTCCGCCTCGAAGACCACATAGACCGGCTCTATGCCTCGGCCCGCGCCATTCATCTCGAAATTCCGATGGCCCGCTCCGAGCTGGCCGAGGCGGTCATCGAGACCTTGAAGGTCAACGACCTGACCGACGCCTACATCCGGCTCGTCGTCACCCGGGGGGCCGGCAGCCTCGGGCTCGATCCCCGCCGGACGTCCGACCCTCAAGTCATCATCATCACCGACACGATCTCGTTGTATCCCGACGAGCTGTACGAACACGGCCTGAAGATCATCACCTCCGGGACGATCCGCAACCACCCGGCGGCCTTGAACCCCCGGATCAAGTCGCTGAACTACCTGAACAACATCCTGGCCAAGATCGAGGGCACGAATGCCGGATGCCTCGAAGCCCTGATGCTGAACCATCAGGGGCACGTGGCCGAATGCACCGGCGACAACATCTTCATCGTCCTCAAGGGGGTCATCCACACCCCTTCGGTCGATTCCGGGATCCTGGAGGGAATCACCCGCCAAGCGGTCATCGACCTGGCTCGCGAGATCGGCCTGACCGTCATCGAGCGGACAATGGACCGGCACGACATCTACACCGCCGACGAGTGCTTCCTCACCGGCACCGCCGCCGAGGTGATTCCCGTCATCGATTGCGACGCCCGCCCCATCGGCGACGGCCACCCCGGGCCGATCACCAAGGATCTGCACCACCGCTTCCACGCCCTCGTCCGGGGCGAGGCCGAAGCCTGA
- a CDS encoding universal stress protein, whose translation MLQIDRILAPTDFSSHSEGSVRFACELAERLGAELHLIHVLSDVVVPAGPDPMLISSMPPEYYREIEDQSRQTLDSLCAPDWPRPAQIVTEVRWGDPVDEINAYATEKGIDMIVVATHGRTGLAHVLLGSVAERIVREAPCPVLTIRDKKPS comes from the coding sequence ATGCTTCAGATTGATCGAATTCTCGCCCCGACGGATTTTAGCTCCCACTCCGAGGGCTCGGTTCGCTTTGCCTGCGAACTGGCCGAACGCCTCGGAGCCGAGCTGCATCTGATCCACGTCCTCTCCGATGTCGTCGTGCCCGCTGGGCCCGACCCGATGCTCATCTCCAGCATGCCGCCGGAGTACTATCGGGAAATCGAAGATCAATCGCGCCAGACGCTCGATTCCCTCTGCGCCCCCGACTGGCCTCGCCCTGCTCAGATCGTGACTGAGGTGCGCTGGGGTGATCCGGTCGATGAGATCAACGCCTACGCCACCGAAAAGGGGATCGACATGATCGTGGTCGCCACCCACGGCCGAACCGGGCTGGCCCACGTCCTGCTCGGCTCGGTCGCCGAACGAATCGTCCGCGAAGCCCCCTGCCCCGTCCTGACGATCCGAGACAAAAAACCCTCCTGA
- a CDS encoding pyridoxal phosphate-dependent aminotransferase has protein sequence MRLAPAASIAPSKIRAIAALADEFPGTLRLFYGEDTLPTPDFIKQAAHAAIDADRTYYTPNPGYPELRDTIAHQYHQLHRVPIERDQVVVTASGMMAIHLAVEATVGPGDSALVVTPLWPNFVGAIQVAGAEAIEVPLSLNVDGFHLDLDRLESALRPNTRMLALASPGNPTGWTASLDDWRTLVAFCERHDLWLLADGVYERIVFGSGSSVAPSPIELEAARPRTIIAQSCSKAYRMTGWRIGYAIAPPEVAPTLAFLQEYAVSHAFGVAQEAARVAIRDGDAFLADAQARYARHRDLAVDRLRQIDGVQVPVPEGAFYVFPKLDGLRDSVPLCESLVRDHRVGVAPGSAFGEGGKGHVRICFAVDESTLLDGLDRFEAGWLTFRDRGSPS, from the coding sequence TTGCGACTCGCGCCCGCCGCTTCCATTGCTCCCTCCAAGATTCGAGCCATCGCCGCCCTGGCCGATGAGTTCCCCGGCACCCTCCGCCTCTTTTACGGCGAAGACACCCTGCCCACCCCCGACTTCATCAAGCAGGCCGCTCACGCCGCGATCGACGCTGACCGCACCTACTACACCCCCAACCCCGGATATCCTGAACTTCGAGACACCATCGCCCATCAGTACCATCAGTTGCACCGCGTACCCATCGAGCGCGATCAGGTAGTCGTGACCGCCAGCGGCATGATGGCGATCCACCTGGCCGTCGAAGCCACGGTCGGTCCCGGCGACTCGGCACTGGTCGTCACGCCCCTCTGGCCGAATTTCGTCGGCGCGATTCAGGTTGCGGGAGCCGAGGCCATCGAAGTGCCCCTCTCCCTCAATGTCGACGGCTTCCACCTCGATCTTGACCGGCTTGAGTCGGCGCTCCGCCCCAACACGCGAATGCTTGCCCTCGCCAGCCCCGGCAACCCGACCGGCTGGACCGCGTCACTTGACGACTGGCGAACACTCGTGGCCTTCTGCGAGCGGCACGACCTCTGGCTGCTGGCCGATGGCGTCTACGAGCGTATCGTCTTTGGCAGCGGATCGAGCGTCGCTCCCAGCCCGATCGAACTCGAAGCAGCCCGCCCTCGCACCATCATTGCGCAAAGCTGTTCGAAAGCCTACCGAATGACCGGATGGCGGATCGGCTATGCCATCGCTCCTCCTGAGGTCGCCCCGACGCTCGCCTTCCTCCAGGAATATGCCGTCAGCCACGCCTTCGGGGTCGCTCAGGAGGCCGCCCGGGTCGCCATCCGAGACGGCGACGCCTTTCTCGCCGACGCCCAGGCCCGATACGCCCGGCATCGCGACCTCGCCGTCGATCGTCTCCGGCAAATCGACGGGGTCCAGGTTCCTGTCCCTGAGGGAGCCTTCTACGTCTTCCCGAAACTCGACGGTCTGCGCGATTCGGTCCCCCTCTGCGAGTCCCTCGTCCGAGATCACCGGGTCGGCGTCGCCCCAGGCTCGGCCTTCGGCGAAGGGGGAAAAGGTCATGTCCGCATCTGCTTCGCCGTCGATGAATCAACCTTGCTCGATGGGCTCGATCGCTTCGAAGCCGGTTGGCTCACCTTTCGAGACCGGGGATCACCCTCATGA
- a CDS encoding NUDIX hydrolase, with amino-acid sequence MSDHPIGQDDRILYRGQKIDLALRPIALADGSTAEREVVLHRGAVALLPLLDGDRICLIRNRRYAIGKTLLEIPAGTIDPGEPPDACAARELREETGYVAGRITLLTEWWVSPGLFTERMYLFRCDDLREGHHAPELDEQIEPVVVPWQQAVSMALDGRIEDAKSMLAILYWDRLRNSESR; translated from the coding sequence ATGAGCGACCACCCGATCGGACAGGATGACCGGATTCTCTACCGAGGCCAGAAAATCGATCTGGCCCTCCGCCCCATTGCGCTCGCCGACGGCTCCACCGCCGAGCGCGAGGTCGTTCTACATCGAGGAGCCGTCGCCCTCCTTCCGCTGCTCGACGGCGACCGCATTTGCCTGATCCGCAACCGGCGCTATGCGATCGGCAAAACCTTGCTCGAAATTCCCGCCGGCACCATCGACCCCGGAGAGCCCCCCGACGCCTGCGCCGCCCGCGAACTCCGAGAGGAAACCGGCTACGTCGCCGGCCGCATCACCCTGCTGACCGAGTGGTGGGTCTCTCCCGGTCTGTTCACCGAACGCATGTATCTGTTTCGCTGCGATGACCTGCGCGAAGGTCACCACGCCCCTGAGCTGGACGAGCAGATCGAGCCGGTCGTCGTTCCCTGGCAGCAGGCCGTCAGCATGGCCCTCGACGGCCGAATCGAAGACGCGAAATCGATGCTCGCCATTCTCTACTGGGACCGCCTCCGAAACTCCGAATCCCGCTGA
- a CDS encoding DUF1559 family PulG-like putative transporter, whose protein sequence is MNDAALFDEAFGQLDDDRREQLDLAAASDPSLSDRRARLRRAVSLLLETDDPEPPSDLAARTTARMLRHADEPRILEFAPSRPRMRWVDVGVAAAVMLIGMMSLVPAVRHQQQSVDKLICTDNLRQIGLAMNQYAATHQSFPYVDPACPASYVGSAYVLLNEVGLLHDHRTLDCPCDGEPIPTRGLPRFAELLDQEQHGPGSCREDLRVDYAYHLGNLHPETKRLIPLPFNVENRVPLVADQPPFRLDTAKGSASNGGVILVGNSPNHAGAGQNVLFTDGRVEWRRTRWVSSSDYDIYLNQCDRTGPGVHLQDAVLTPCVMRFRD, encoded by the coding sequence ATGAACGACGCCGCCCTCTTTGACGAGGCCTTCGGCCAGCTCGATGACGACCGTCGAGAGCAGCTCGACCTGGCCGCGGCTTCCGACCCCTCCCTGTCCGATCGGCGTGCTCGGCTCCGACGCGCCGTCTCCTTGCTGCTCGAAACGGACGATCCCGAGCCTCCCTCCGATCTTGCGGCTCGGACGACGGCCCGGATGCTCCGCCATGCGGACGAACCCCGCATCCTGGAGTTTGCCCCCTCGCGCCCTCGGATGCGATGGGTGGACGTGGGAGTGGCCGCGGCCGTCATGCTGATTGGCATGATGTCGCTGGTTCCCGCGGTTCGTCATCAGCAACAGAGTGTTGACAAGCTGATCTGCACGGATAATCTCCGCCAGATCGGACTGGCCATGAATCAGTACGCTGCCACGCACCAGAGCTTTCCCTACGTCGATCCGGCCTGCCCTGCCTCGTACGTTGGCTCGGCCTACGTGCTTCTGAATGAAGTCGGCCTGCTGCACGATCACCGCACACTGGACTGCCCGTGCGACGGAGAACCGATTCCGACTCGGGGACTTCCTCGGTTCGCCGAATTGCTCGACCAGGAGCAGCACGGGCCTGGATCCTGCCGGGAAGACCTCCGGGTGGATTATGCGTATCACCTTGGGAATCTTCACCCGGAGACCAAACGGTTGATTCCCCTGCCGTTCAATGTCGAAAACCGCGTCCCTCTGGTGGCCGATCAGCCTCCGTTCCGGCTCGACACGGCCAAGGGTTCGGCGTCCAACGGCGGCGTTATCCTGGTGGGGAACAGCCCCAACCACGCGGGGGCCGGTCAGAATGTGCTGTTCACCGATGGGCGGGTCGAGTGGCGACGGACCCGATGGGTGAGTTCGTCTGATTATGATATCTATCTCAACCAATGTGACCGAACGGGGCCGGGAGTGCACCTTCAGGACGCCGTGTTGACTCCCTGTGTGATGCGGTTTCGGGACTGA